The proteins below come from a single Triticum aestivum cultivar Chinese Spring chromosome 5D, IWGSC CS RefSeq v2.1, whole genome shotgun sequence genomic window:
- the LOC123120389 gene encoding ethanolamine-phosphate cytidylyltransferase gives MEAGSSKARLAVACAIGGIVLGAAVVALHVAGPVAVPGLPPLDALRRRFRRRRRPVRVYMDGCFDMMHYGHCNALRQARALGDQLVVGVVSDDEITANKGPPVTPLNERMVMVGAVKWVDDVIPDAPYAITEDFMNKLFTEYNIDYIIHGDDPCLLPDGTDAYALAKNAGRYKQIKRTEGVSTTDIVGRMLLCVRERSVSDRHNHSSLQRQFSSGHGQKIDDSGSGSGTRISHFLPTSRRIVQFSNSRGPGPDSRIVYIDGAFDLFHAGHVEILRLARGLGDFLLVGIHTDQTISSTRGPHRPIMNLHERSLSVLACRYVDEVIIGAPWDISKDMITTFNISLVVQGTIAENMDFAKDESHPYAVPMDMGIFRRLESPLDITTSTIIRRIVSNHEAYQKRNEKKEASEKKYYESKNFVNGE, from the exons ATGGAGGCCGGGAGCAGCAAGGCCAGGCTGGCGGTGGCGTGCGCGATCGGCGGAATCGTGCTGGGCGCGGCCGTCGTGGCGCTCCACGTCGCCGGGCCCGTGGCCGTCCCGGGCCTGCCCCCGCTCGACGCGCTGCGCCGCCGgttccgccgtcgccgccgccccgtgcgCGTCTACATGGACGGCTGCTTCGACATGATGCACTACGGCCACTGCAACGCGCTGCGCCAGGCGCGCGCGCTCGGCGACCagctcgtcgtcggcgtcgtcagCGACGACGAGATCACCGCTAACAAGGGGCCGCCCGTCACGCCGCTCAACGAGAG AATGGTGATGGTGGGCGCAGTGAAATGGGTGGATGATGTCATTCCAGACGCGCCGTATGCCATAACTGAAGACTTCATGAACAAGCTATTCACTGAGTATAATATAGATTACATCATCCATGGCGATGATCCTTGTCTGCTCCCAGATGGCACCGACGCATATGCCCTTGCCAAAAATGCTGGCAGATATAAGCAGATTAAAAGAACTGAGGGAGTGTCTACAACAGACATTGTCG GAAGAATGCTTCTTTGTGTTAGAGAGAGATCAGTTTCTGATAGGCACAACCACTCTTCACTACAGAGGCAGTTCAGTTCTGGGCATGGTCAGAAGATTGACGATAGTGGGTCTGGAAGTGGAACTAGAATATCTCATTTTCTTCCTACATCTCGGCGGATAGTTCAGTTCTCAAATAGCAGG GGTCCAGGACCAGATTCTCGGATAGTTTACATAGATGGTGCATTTGATCTGTTCCATGCTGGGCATGTTGAG ATATTGCGACTTGCTCGAGGGCTTGGAGATTTCTTGCTTGTTGGTATTCACACGGATCAGACCATAAG TTCTACACGAGGACCACATCGCCCAATCATGAATCTTCATGAGCGAAGTTTGAGTGTCCTAGCCTGCCGTTATGTTGATGAAGTAATCATTGGTGCTCCATGGGACATTTCAAAAGACATG ATTACAACATTTAATATTTCATTAGTCGTTCAAGGAACAATTGCTGAGAACATGGATTTTGCAAAG GACGAGTCACATCCATATGCTGTCCCAATGGATATGGGTATTTTCCGCAGATTGGAAAGCCCTTTGGATAtcactactagtactattataagGAGGATAGTTTCTAACCATGAAGCCTACCAG AAGCGGAATGAAAAGAAGGAAGCCAGTGAGAAGAAGTACTACGAGAGTAAAAACTTTGTCAATGGAGAGTAG
- the LOC123120390 gene encoding vacuolar protein sorting-associated protein 32 homolog 2, translating to MLKKLISKTKSKKKKEAASSSLPTLDRLHETLEMLEKKERLLQKKSSAEIEKAKDYTKAKNKNAAIQCLKKKKLYETQIEQLSNFQLRVHDQIIMLENAKATTDTVDALRSGSSAVKAIQQSLSIDDIENAIEEANEHTENMKQIQDALATPFGASAEFDEDELEAELEDLEEEELDLELPEPPRGTHVAPSTSAATSRPAASDFAELTKLQAEMAL from the exons ATGCTGAAGAAACTGATATCGAagaccaagagcaagaagaagaaggaagctgccTCTTCTTCCCTCCCCACCTTGGATCGACTACATGAG ACCCTAGAAATGCTGGAGAAGAAAGAGCGTTTGCTTCAGAAAAAGTCTTCCGCGGAAATAGAAAAGGCCAAGGACTATACAAAGGCAAAGAATAAGAATG CTGCAATTCAGTGTTTAAAGAAAAAGAAGTTGTATGAAACACAGATTGAGCAGCTATCGAATTTTCAGTTGCGGGTTCATGATCAG ATTATAATGCTTGAAAATGCAAAGGCAACAACTGACACTGTTGATGCTTTGCGCTCTGGGTCATCTGCTGTCAAAGCTATTCAACAGTCCCT GAGTATTGATGACATTGAGAATGCAATTGAAGAGGCGAACGAACATACGGAAAATATGAAACAGATACAGGATGCACTTGCTACACCATTCGGTGCTTCGGCTGAATTCGATGAG GACGAGTTGGAGGCGGAACTGGAAGACCTCGAGGAGGAAGAACTGGACCTGGAGCTGCCTGAACCGCCGCGGGGGACACACGTGGCGCCATCAACGTCGGCTGCGACTTCTCGACCGGCGGCTAGCGATTTCGCTGAACTGACCAAGCTTCAAGCAGAGATGGCGCTTTAG